In a single window of the Elaeis guineensis isolate ETL-2024a chromosome 4, EG11, whole genome shotgun sequence genome:
- the LOC105044001 gene encoding LOW QUALITY PROTEIN: DNA topoisomerase 2 (The sequence of the model RefSeq protein was modified relative to this genomic sequence to represent the inferred CDS: inserted 1 base in 1 codon) has protein sequence MAVEKKQPLQSSTAYNSAAGGXATANGPNKTIEEMYQKKTQLEHILLRPDTYIGSVEKHTQTLWVYENGEMVHRPVTYVPGLYKIFDEILVNAADNKQRDPSMDSVKVEIDVAGNCISVYNSGDGIPVEIHQEEGVYVPEMIFGHLLTSSNYDDNVKKTTGGRNGYGAKLTNIFSTEFVIQTADGRRQKKYKQVFSENMGKKSEPSIVKCKEGENWTKVTFKPDLAKFNMTHLEDDVVALMKKRVVDLAGILGKSVKVELNGQRIPVKSFGDYVNLYLQSASKSRPEPLPRISEKVNDRWEICASLSEGQFQQVSFVNGIATVKGGTHVEYVTNQITSHVMSIVNKKNKNANLKAHNVRSHLWVFVNALIDNPAFDSQTKETLTTRQGSFGSKCELSQEFLKKVAKSGVVNSLLSWADFKQSKELKKTDGTKRQRIVGIPKLEDANDAGGRNSEKCTLILTEGDSAKALAMAGISVVGRNHYGVFPLRGKLLNVREASHKQIMDNAEIQSIKQILGLQQGKEYESTKGLRYGHLMIMTDQDHDGSHIKGLLINFIHSFWPSLLKIPSFMVEFITPIVKATHNRNKNVLPFYSMPEYEAWKESLGGNASGWSIKYYKGLGTSTSKEGKEYFQDIVKHKKDFMWVDNQDGDAIELAFSKKKIEARKNWLRQFEPGTYLDQREKLIKYSDFVNKELILFSMADLQRSIPSMVDGLKPGQRKILFCSFKRNFVKEAKVAQFAGYVSEHSAYHHGEQSLASTIIGMAQDFVGSNNINLLQPNGQFGTRHQGGKDHASARYIYTRLSPLTRFLFPKDDDILLDYLNEDGQLIEPTWYMPIIPMVLVNGSEGIGTGWSTFVPNYNPRDIVANVRRLLNNEPMQPMDPWYRSFKGLIEKSASKEAGVTYTITGLAEEVDSTTLKITELPIRRWTQDYKEFLESLMTGNDKIKEPFIKDYREQNDDVNVHFEIILTEEKLNMAREEGLEKKFKLTTTISTTNMHLFDSKGVIKKYDTPEQILEDFFHLRLEFYAKRKKALLDNLELDLLKLDNKVRFILGVVRGEIIVNNRKRADLFLELQQKGFAPFPKKSKGIDAAIAGATVEEDGNEESPEVVNGGGARAADYEYLLSMAIGTLTWEKVQELCAERKKLEDEVEELRKSSPRDLWMKDLDAFEMELDEQERKDAEEGIKRETRMKNITGAALSKQGPKKPRKNNANNSSTVSDVTSTDAGNAPEASKPKPRGRAKKAPAKKVAVVESDEDDEEEVLALKDRLAAYNLDSSPDHQSAMETEAVLSQKEQRKKEPSKRTAARKAPSTFTEISDGDDAEDDMPTILEDDDDEDFELVEAPPKGGKARGKKPANEKAKGGKAGTTTTRKRGTAQSKPVLSQKLITEVLKPVENTGISPEKKVRKMRASPFNKKSGSVLGRIGSSPTSSEESGSSSPGNPAELNEVLAAAARPKRENSRRAVYIESDSDMEDEPAADDDSDFEEEED, from the exons ATGGCTGTCGAGAAGAAGCAACCCCTCCAGTCCAGCACCGCCTACAACTCCGCCGCGGGGG GCGCCACCGCCAACGGCCCCAACAAGACCATCGAGGAGATGTACCAGAAGAAGACCCAGCTGGAGCACATTCTCCTCCGGCCCGACACCTACATCGGCTCCGTCGAGAAGCACACCCAGACCCTCTGGGTCTACGAGAACGGCGAGATGGTCCACCGCCCGGTGACCTACGTCCCGGGCCTCTACAAGATCTTCGACGAGATCCTCGTCAACGCTGCCGACAACAAGCAACGGGATCCGTCGATGGACTCCGTCAAGGTGGAGATTGACGTAGCCGGGAACTGCATCAGCGTCTACAACAGCGGGGATGGGATTCCCGTCGAGATCCATCAGGAGGAGGGGGTCTACGTGCCCGAGATGATCTTTGGGCACCTGCTGACCAGTAGCAACTATGACGACAACGTCAAGAAGACGACCGGTGGGAGGAACGGGTACGGGGCAAAGCTCACCAACATTTTCTCAACCGAGTTCGTCATCCAGACTGCAGATGGAAGGAGGCAGAAGAAGTACAAGCAG GTTTTCTCAGAAAATATGGGAAAAAAGTCTGAGCCCTCCATTGTTAAGTGCAAGGAAGGAGAAAACTGGACTAAAGTCACTTTCAAGCCAGATTTGGCCAAATTTAACATGACCCATCTGGAAGATGATGTGGTTGCACTCATGAAGAAGAGAGTTGTTGATCTAGCAGGAATCCTTGGCAAATCTGTCAAGGTTGAGTTAAATGGACAGCGGATTCCTGTGAAGTCATTCGGTGACTATGTCAACTTATACCTTCAATCTGCTTCTAAGTCCAGACCTGAGCCTCTTCCAAG GATTTCGGAGAAAGTGAATGATAGGTGGGAGATCTGTGCTAGTTTAAGCGAAGGGCAATTCCAGCAG GTCAGCTTTGTGAATGGGATTGCCACAGTAAAAGGTGGAACTCATGTGGAATATGTTACTAACCAAATCACGAGCCATGTGATGAGCATTGtaaataagaagaacaagaatgCTAACCTCAAAGCCCATAACGTGAGAAGTCACTTATGGGTTTTTGTCAACGCACTTATCGACAACCCAGCCTTTGATTCACAGACAAAAGAAACCTTGACCACTCGTCAAGGAAGCTTTGGTTCAAAGTGCGAGCTTTCACAGGAGTTTCTTAAAAAGG TGGCTAAATCGGGAGTTGTAAATAGCCTCCTCTCATGGGCTGATTTCAAGCAGAGTAAGGAATTGAAGAAGACAGATGGAACCAAGAGGCAGAGAATTGTGGGCATTCCTAAACTTGAAGATGCTAATGATGCTGGTGGAAGGAACTCTGAGAAGTGTACCTTGATTTTGACAGAGGGAGATTCAGCAAAGGCTCTTGCT ATGGCTGGTATCTCTGTAGTAGGAAGGAACCACTATGGTGTGTTCCCTCTGAGGGGTAAGCTACTGAATGTGAGGGAAGCAAGCCACAAGCAGATAATGGACAATGCAGAAATCCAGAGCATTAAGCAAATTCTCGGTTTGCAGCAGGGGAAGGAGTACGAAAGCACCAAAGGTTTAAGATATGGACATCTCATGATAATGACCGATCAG GATCATGATGGCTCCCACATCAAGGGCCTCTTGATTAACTTCATACATTCATTTTGGCCATCACTGCTGAAAATCCCATCGTTCATGGTTGAATTCATCACACCTATAGTGAAG GCAACTCATAACAGAAACAAAAATGTCCTGCCATTCTACTCCATGCCTGAGTATGAAGCATGGAAAGAAAGTTTGGGAGGGAACGCAAGTGGCTGGTCTATTAAGTATTATAAG GGGTTGGGAACAAGCACATCAAAAGAAGGAAAGGAATATTTCCAAGATATTGTTAAGCATAAGAAAGATTTTATGTGGGTTgataatcaagatggagatgcTATTGAATTGGCATTCAGCAAGAAAAAGATTGAGGCTAGGAAAAACTGGCTTCGCCAATTTGAG CCGGGAACATATCTTGATCAAAGGGAGAAGCTCATCAAATACAGTGATTTTGTCAACAAGGAGCTGATCTTGTTCTCTATGGCAGATTTGCAGCGGTCTATACCATCAATGGTTGATGGCCTGAAACCAGGCCAGAGaaaaattttgttttgctcatttAAGAGGAATTTTGTCAAGGAAGCTAAG GTTGCTCAATTTGCTGGCTATGTTTCGGAACATTCAGCCTACCATCATGGTGAGCAGAGTCTTGCTAGCACCATTATTGGAATGGCTCAAGATTTTGTTGGTAGCAACAACATAAACCTTCTGCAACCTAATGGACAATTTGGCACCAGGCACCAA GGAGGCAAAGATCATGCCAGTGCAAGGTATATCTACACTCGCTTATCACCACTGACCCGGTTCTTGTTTCCCAAGGATGATGATATTCTTCTTGACTACTTAAATGAAGATGGCCAATTGATTGAACCAACTTG GTACATGCCCATTATACCAATGGTTTTAGTCAATGGGAGTGAAGGGATTGGTACCGGATGGAGCACCTTTGTTCCTAATTACAACCCAAGAGACATTGTTGCTAATGTTAGACGGTTGCTAAATAATGAGCCAATGCAGCCTATGGACCCCTGGTACAGGAGTTTCAAG GGTCTAATTGAGAAATCAGCATCAAAGGAAGCTGGTGTTACCTACACCATCACTGGTCTCGCTGAGGAGGTTGACAGCACAACGTTAAAAATCACAGAGTTGCCGATTAGAAGATGGACTCAGGATTACAAGGAATTTCTTGAATCACTGATGACTGGGAATGATAAGATTAAGGAACCATTTATCAAG GACTACCGAGAGCAAAATGATGATGTTAATGTGCATTTTGAGATTATTTTGACTGAGGAGAAGTTGAATATGGCCAGAGAAGAAGGCCTTGAGAAGAAGTTTAAGCTCACTACGACCATCAGCACTACTAATATGCACCTGTTTGATTCAAAAGGTGTCATCAAGAAATATGATACCCCAGAACAAA TTCTCGAGGACTTCTTTCATTTGAGGCTTGAATTTTATGCCAAAAGAAAG AAAGCGCTCTTGGACAATCTTGAGTTGGATTTGCTCAAGCTGGATAACAAAGTCAGGTTCATTCTTGGTGTAGTTAGAGGCGAGATAATAGTCAATAATCGGAAAAGAGCAGATTTGTTCCTCGAGCTGCAGCAAAAAGGCTTCGCTCCTTTCCCAAAGAAATCAAAGGGCATTGATGCTGCCATTGCTGGAGCCACGGTAGAAGAAGATGGAAATGAAGAGAGCCCGGAAGTGGTGAATGGTGGTGGAGCAAGAGCTGCCGATTATGAATATCTGCTCTCCATGGCCATAGGAACCTTGACTTGGGAAAAGGTTCAGGAGCTCTGTGCAGAAAGGAAGAAACTAGAGGATGAGGTTGAGGAACTGAGAAAGTCCTCACCGAGGGACTTATGGATGAAAGATCTTGATGCTTTCGAAATGGAGCTTGAT GAGCAAGAACGAAAAGATGCCGAGGAAGGAATAAAAAGAGAGACTAGAATGAAGAACATTACTGGTGCTGCATTGTCTAAACAAGGACCTAAGAAGCCACGGAAGAACAATGCAAATAACTCCTCTACTGTATCGGACGTTACCTCCACTGATGCAG GCAATGCTCCTGAGGCTTCAAAACCAAAACCTAGAGGACGCGCAAAGAAAGCTCCAGCAAAGAAG GTTGCGGTGGTTGAGAGTGATGAAGATGATGAAGAAGAAGTACTTGCATTAAAGGACCGGCTGGCCGCTTATAACCTTGATTCTTCCCCAGATCATCAATCTG CCATGGAAACTGAAGCAGTATTAAGCCAGAAAGAACAGAGGAAGAAAGAACCTAGCAAAAGGAcagctgcaaggaaggctccatcAACCTTTACGGAGATTTCTGATGGTGATGACGCTGAAGATGACATGCCAACCATTctggaagatgatgatgatgaggattTTGAGCTGGTGGAAGCCCCCCCTAAAGGAGGGAAAGCTAGAGGGAAAAAGCCTGCAAATGAGAAGGCAAAGGGAGGGAAAGCTGGCACAACAACCACAAGAAAGAGGGGAACAGCACAGAGCAAGCCAGTTCTGAGTCAGAAGCTGATTACTGAAGTGTTGAAGCCGGTGGAGAATACTGGGATTTCACCTGAGAAGAAAGTCAGGAAGATGAGGGCCTCTCCCTTCAACAAGAAAAGTGGGTCGGTATTGGGTAGGATTGGAAGTTCTCCAACCAGCAGTGAAGAGTCTGGCAGTTCCTCACCCGGAAACCCAGCTGAGTTGAATGAGGTTCTGGCAGCAGCAGCTCGACCGAAGAGGGAGAACAGCAGGAGAGCCGTGTATATCGAGAGTGATTCAGATATGGAAGATGAACCCGCAGCTGACGATGATTCAGATTTCGAGGAGGAAGAGGACTAG